The Corynebacterium pseudopelargi genome contains a region encoding:
- the rapZ gene encoding RNase adapter RapZ, which yields MMMNLRSDVEPRTEIPPVLITGLSGAGLSSAARVLEDMGWFVTQNIPPQLIVHLAEMIADPTSPVDKVAVVTDVRSREFVGSLEQIIAELSERGMKPLVMFMDARDDVLIKRFDNLRRTHPLQGSGTLMVGIEREREMLSGVRESADVIIDTSDLSVHDLRRVIEPNFSSIANKRQHVTVQSFGFKHGSPRDTDVMIDVRFLPNPFWVPELRPFRGVDKPVADYVLSQDAAEPFLEHFMEMFDDMRPGFEHEGKKFITISIGCTGGHHRSVAIAEEIGRRLRERGDLDVNVQHRDISRN from the coding sequence ATGATGATGAATCTTCGCTCCGATGTAGAACCGCGCACCGAGATTCCACCGGTATTGATCACAGGCCTTTCCGGTGCGGGCTTAAGTTCCGCGGCGCGGGTGCTTGAAGATATGGGCTGGTTTGTAACCCAAAACATTCCACCGCAGTTGATTGTGCATCTTGCAGAGATGATCGCGGACCCAACCTCGCCGGTAGACAAGGTAGCGGTGGTCACCGACGTGCGTTCGCGGGAATTTGTGGGAAGCCTGGAACAAATTATTGCCGAGCTTTCCGAGCGCGGCATGAAGCCGCTGGTGATGTTCATGGACGCGCGCGATGATGTGCTGATTAAGCGCTTTGATAATCTGCGCCGCACCCACCCGCTACAGGGCAGCGGCACGCTCATGGTGGGCATCGAACGCGAACGCGAGATGCTCTCAGGTGTGCGGGAATCCGCCGATGTGATCATCGATACGTCTGATCTATCCGTGCACGACCTGCGCCGCGTGATCGAACCGAATTTTTCCTCCATTGCCAATAAACGCCAACACGTCACGGTGCAGTCTTTCGGCTTTAAACATGGCTCTCCACGCGACACCGATGTGATGATTGACGTGCGCTTTTTGCCAAACCCCTTCTGGGTGCCGGAGCTGCGGCCATTCCGTGGTGTGGATAAACCAGTGGCAGATTATGTGCTGAGCCAAGACGCGGCCGAGCCCTTCCTTGAGCACTTCATGGAGATGTTCGACGATATGCGCCCAGGTTTTGAACATGAGGGCAAAAAGTTCATCACCATCTCCATCGGATGCACCGGAGGCCATCACCGATCCGTGGCCATTGCCGAGGAAATTGGCCGCCGCCTAAGAGAGCGCGGCGACTTGGACGTCAATGTCCAACACCGCGATATCTCCCGCAATTAG
- a CDS encoding gluconeogenesis factor YvcK family protein produces MKTPHSPAFACLGGGHGLFQTLRAVRSLDHRSIDAIVTVADDGGSSGRIRKELRQVPPGDLRMALAALAPFDDTGQVWEETLQHRFGGHGALAGHAVGNLLLAGLVDVLGDEIKALDLLRATIRAEGRVLPVCARPLDIAAEVSGLDDDPRIMREVRGQVAVASTPGTVRRVRLIPEHPKAAPEALQAIEQADIVTLGPGSWFSSVIPHLLVDGITEALARTEAMRVVVLNLSAEPGETAGFSAERHLHILAQHDHRLRADVVIVDSQMIPNQSDRVHLERAAKSLGARIGFYDLREEDEDGLLLDRHDPAKLASALLSEYQQ; encoded by the coding sequence ATGAAAACACCACACTCGCCGGCCTTCGCCTGCCTTGGCGGTGGCCACGGACTATTCCAAACCCTGCGCGCCGTGCGCTCTTTGGATCATCGAAGCATTGACGCGATCGTCACCGTCGCCGATGATGGCGGTTCAAGCGGTAGGATCCGCAAAGAATTGCGCCAGGTTCCCCCTGGGGATCTGCGCATGGCGCTTGCAGCCCTTGCGCCTTTCGACGACACCGGGCAGGTCTGGGAAGAAACACTCCAGCACCGCTTTGGTGGCCACGGTGCCCTTGCCGGGCACGCCGTAGGAAACCTGTTGCTCGCCGGGCTTGTCGACGTCCTCGGTGATGAAATCAAAGCGCTGGACCTTTTAAGAGCAACGATCCGCGCCGAGGGGCGGGTGCTGCCGGTGTGTGCCCGGCCGCTCGATATCGCCGCCGAAGTATCTGGGCTCGACGATGACCCAAGGATCATGCGTGAAGTGCGCGGCCAAGTGGCCGTGGCCTCCACGCCAGGCACAGTCAGAAGGGTGCGCCTGATTCCCGAACACCCCAAAGCCGCGCCCGAGGCACTGCAAGCAATTGAGCAGGCAGACATCGTCACCTTAGGGCCTGGATCATGGTTTAGCTCCGTGATCCCGCATTTGCTTGTCGACGGCATCACCGAAGCCCTAGCGCGCACCGAAGCCATGCGGGTGGTGGTATTGAATTTGAGCGCCGAACCCGGAGAAACCGCAGGGTTTAGCGCAGAACGCCACCTGCATATTCTTGCCCAGCACGATCATCGCCTGCGTGCCGATGTGGTGATTGTGGATTCGCAGATGATTCCCAATCAATCCGATCGCGTGCACCTTGAGCGCGCAGCCAAATCCCTGGGGGCCCGCATCGGTTTTTATGATCTACGAGAAGAAGACGAAGACGGCCTGCTGCTGGATCGCCATGACCCAGCCAAGCTTGCCTCAGCACTGCTGAGCGAGTACCAGCAATAA